One Syngnathoides biaculeatus isolate LvHL_M chromosome 4, ASM1980259v1, whole genome shotgun sequence DNA window includes the following coding sequences:
- the LOC133499661 gene encoding uncharacterized protein C22orf15 codes for MFITVLFGESRMEMFNINCKLIHFVNNLKERCGVDWKDCVDLMNSNGAVMNLEAKQLSVDLASSLLAERQHYVLLQVCRNYNNGSQKYTSLLRNVSQSHPELKELLRKVCNPGQEQDKKVRGRIRRRALASQSSSKNVCQP; via the exons ATGTTTATCACCGTCCTTTTTGGAG AAAGCAGAATGGAAATGTTTAACATCAACTGCAAACTGATACACTTTGTCAACAATTTGAAGGAGCGTTGTGGTGTGGACTGGAAAG ACTGTGTGGACCTAATGAACAGCAACGGGGCAGTAATGAACTTGGAAGCCAAACAGCTCAGTGTGGATCTGGCCAGCAGCCTGCTGGCAGAGAGGCAGCACTACGTCCTCCTACAAGTTTGTC GAAATTATAACAATGGAAGCCAGAAGTATACTTCCCTTTTACGCAATGTCAGCCAAAGTCATCCAGAATTAAAAG AGCTCCTGAGGAAAGTGTGCAACCCCGGCCAAGAGCAAGACAAGAAGGTCCGAGGACGCATCCGCAGGAGGGCTCTGGCCTCCCAGAGCTCCAGCAAAAATGTCTGTCAACCATGA
- the adora2aa gene encoding adenosine A2a receptor a, producing the protein MLENPAISAPYIVVELLIAIFSVLGNVLVCWAVFLNSNLQNNTNFFVVSLAVADIAVGILAIPFAIVISIGFCSNFYGCLFIACFVLILTQSSIFSLLAIAMDRYIAIKLPLRYNSLVTGQRAQGIIAVCWVLSIIIGLTPMMGWHKISEKNTSDCSPGLMTCLFEEVVVMDYMVYFNFFACVMIPLLLMLAIYLCIFMAARHQLKITEAKAVHGEKSRSTLQKEVQAAKSLAIIVGLFAVCWLPLHIINCFTLFCPTCQRPPLLILYVAIILSHGNSVVNPFIYAYRIREFRQTFRKIIHRHILGRRELPERSGSKRNSLHSNFTDSIRLKANGLSFDLCTQQGCSNSENSTHVSPVGGGLLAASQTPLSLVVPNGPKMHPISLTEEPIFDQRQFLVTAQDVEEYKPQKQSAALVEPQFNRQNRECSLSELIKAS; encoded by the exons ATGCTGGAAAACCCCGCCATCTCTGCTCCTTACATCGTGGTGGAGCTGCTGATTGCCATCTTCTCCGTGCTGGGCAACGTGCTGGTCTGCTGGGCTGTGTTCCTCAACAGCAACCTGCAAAACAACACCAACTTCTTTGTGGTGTCCTTGGCCGTGGCCGACATCGCCGTGGGCATCCTGGCCATTCCCTTCGCCATCGTCATCAGCATCGGCTTCTGCTCCAACTTCTATGGTTGCCTGTTCATCGCTTGCTTCGTGCTCATTCTCACCCAgagctccatcttcagcctGCTGGCCATCGCTATGGATCGCTACATTGCAATCAAGCTACCTCTCAG GTACAACAGTCTGGTGACAGGTCAGCGGGCACAGGGCATCATTGCCGTCTGCTGGGTTCTCTCCATCATCATCGGCCTCACCCCCATGATGGGCTGGCACAAGATCTCCGAGAAGAACACCAGTGACTGCTCACCGGGTCTAATGACGTGCCTCTTTGAAGAGGTGGTGGTTATGGATTACATGGTGTACTTCAACTTTTTTGCCTGTGTCATGATCCCCCTGCTGCTGATGCTGGCCATCTACCTGTGTATCTTCATGGCAGCTCGTCACCAGCTCAAGATCACTGAGGCCAAGGCAGTTCACGGGGAAAAGTCTCGCTCCACTCTGCAAAAAGAAGTCCAAGCTGCCAAGTCTCTGGCCATCATAGTGGGACTGTTTGCTGTTTGCTGGCTGCCATTACACATCATCAACTGCTTCACTCTGTTCTGTCCCACATGTCAGCGTCCTCCGCTCTTGATTTTGTACGTGGCCATTATCCTATCGCATGGCAACTCAGTGGTCAACCCCTTCATCTACGCTTATCGCATCCGAGAGTTTCGGCAAACCTTCCGGAAAATTATCCACCGGCACATCTTGGGCCGGCGGGAGCTGCCGGAAAGAAGCGGTAGTAAGCGCAACTCGCTTCACAGCAACTTCACCGACTCCATCAGGCTCAAGGCGAACGGCCTCAGTTTTGACCTTTGCACCCAGCAGGGCTGCAGCAACTCTGAAAACTCCACTCATGTCTCGCCCGTAGGGGGAGGTCTGTTGGCGGCGTCCCAAACACCTCTCTCGCTTGTTGTCCCAAATGGTCCCAAAATGCATCCCATCAGCCTGACTGAGGAACCCATCTTCGATCAGCGACAGTTTTTAGTGACAGCACAGGATGTGGAGGAATATAAACCGCAGAAGCAGAGTGCTGCCCTGGTGGAACCACAGTTTAACAGACAGAACAGGGAATGCAGCCTGAGTGAGCTGATCAAAGCTTCTTGA